A window of the Roseovarius sp. S88 genome harbors these coding sequences:
- the purH gene encoding bifunctional phosphoribosylaminoimidazolecarboxamide formyltransferase/IMP cyclohydrolase — MSDLAPVRRALLSVSDKTGLIELGRALSERSVELVSTGGSAKTLREAGLDVRDVVEITGFPEMMDGRVKTLHPMVHGGLLALRDKDEHVTAMTKHGIGPIDLLVVNLYPFEETVAKGTDYDTCIENIDIGGPAMIRAAAKNHAFVSVVVDVEDYQPLLAELDAHDGQTTYAFRQNLALTAYARTGAYDAAVSSWMANALAQETPRRRAFAGKLAQGLRYGENPHQTAAFYTDGSARPGVATAAQVQGKELSYNNINDTDAAFELVSEFRPEDGPACAIIKHANPCGVARGDSLREAYMRAFDCDRTSAFGGIIALNRALDAATAEEIAQIFTEVVIAPGADDAAREVFAKKKNLRLLTTEGLANPTEAALMIKQVSGGYLVQDKDNGALDPHDLKVVTKRKPTDQEMTDMLFAWRVAKHVKSNAIVYVKDGATVGVGAGQMSRVDSCRIAARKAEDMAKELGLDHPLTQGSVVASDAFFPFADGLLTAAEAGASAVIQPGGSMRDDDVIAAANEAGLAMVLTGMRHFRH, encoded by the coding sequence ATGTCTGATCTTGCTCCCGTGCGCCGCGCTCTGCTGTCTGTGTCCGATAAAACCGGATTGATCGAACTGGGTCGCGCGCTCTCGGAGCGCAGTGTTGAGCTGGTTTCCACAGGCGGAAGTGCCAAGACTTTGCGCGAGGCGGGACTGGATGTGCGTGATGTGGTCGAGATCACCGGTTTTCCTGAAATGATGGATGGTCGGGTCAAGACGTTGCACCCCATGGTGCATGGCGGACTTCTGGCACTGCGTGACAAAGACGAACATGTGACCGCCATGACAAAGCACGGAATTGGGCCAATCGATCTTCTGGTGGTCAATCTCTATCCATTTGAGGAAACCGTCGCAAAAGGTACGGACTATGACACCTGTATTGAGAACATCGATATCGGCGGGCCTGCCATGATCAGGGCCGCGGCCAAGAACCATGCCTTCGTTTCAGTGGTTGTGGATGTTGAAGATTATCAACCTCTGTTGGCCGAATTGGATGCCCATGACGGGCAGACAACCTACGCTTTCCGTCAAAATCTGGCGCTGACAGCCTACGCACGCACCGGAGCCTACGACGCCGCCGTATCGTCCTGGATGGCCAATGCTTTGGCACAGGAAACTCCGCGTCGCCGTGCCTTTGCTGGGAAGTTGGCGCAAGGGTTGCGCTATGGCGAAAACCCGCATCAGACCGCGGCCTTTTACACCGATGGATCGGCGCGTCCCGGTGTGGCCACTGCGGCTCAGGTGCAGGGCAAAGAGCTGAGCTACAACAATATCAACGACACTGATGCCGCCTTTGAGTTGGTGAGTGAGTTTCGCCCCGAAGACGGGCCGGCCTGCGCGATCATCAAACACGCAAACCCTTGCGGCGTGGCGCGCGGCGACAGTTTGCGCGAGGCCTATATGCGCGCCTTCGATTGCGACCGCACATCAGCATTTGGCGGGATCATAGCTTTGAACCGCGCGCTGGACGCTGCCACCGCAGAGGAAATCGCCCAGATATTCACAGAGGTGGTGATCGCGCCCGGGGCCGATGACGCTGCGCGCGAGGTTTTTGCCAAGAAAAAGAACCTGCGGCTTTTGACGACAGAGGGGCTTGCCAATCCCACAGAAGCAGCGCTTATGATCAAGCAGGTGTCTGGCGGTTACCTCGTGCAAGACAAAGACAATGGCGCGCTTGATCCGCATGACTTGAAAGTGGTGACCAAGCGCAAACCCACAGATCAGGAAATGACCGATATGCTCTTTGCCTGGCGGGTGGCAAAACATGTGAAATCTAACGCGATTGTTTATGTCAAAGATGGCGCCACTGTGGGTGTGGGCGCCGGTCAGATGAGCCGCGTTGACAGCTGTCGTATCGCCGCCCGCAAAGCGGAGGATATGGCCAAGGAGCTTGGACTGGATCACCCATTGACCCAAGGCAGTGTCGTCGCCTCAGATGCCTTTTTTCCATT
- a CDS encoding heparinase II/III family protein, which produces MSRSENLSHRLTDLRNRFAARRATMTRAATAFVSQPEPRTIGSFAKGRQLTAGNFLFAGHLVQKPGATLWQITPPDQGFVNEIHGFTWLDDLAAVGDSAARSAAQTWLWGWIDAFGQGKGPGWTPDLTGRRLIRWINHAIFLLTGQHKEHSDTFYLSLAQQTKFLARRWHATAPGLPRFEALTGLIYAGLSLEGMEEHIAPAVKALDRECLDQVDEQGGLPTRNPEELLDVFTLLTWAAVALSESGRSPSEAHWSAIERIGPTLRTLRHSDGGLARFHGGGRGLDGRLDSALAASGVRGRKADGLAMGFARISAGRTSIIVDAARPPTGPASGNAHASTLAFELTSGRRPMIVNCGSGSSFDKDWRRAGRATPSHSTLVLSGQSSSRLGASAPKQNWLMDVPSNVPVGISQVPDGFRFEGGHDGYLQNFGLTHIRKLEVTFDGAGMVGEDSLAALDDAAQKQFDRVMDQTQLQGIPFEIRFHVHPDVDVSLDMGGAAVSLALKSGEIWIFRGEGATRIQVEPSVYLEKNRLKPRATKQIVLSGRAMEYATRVRWSLAKPADSPVGIRDLVEDETFA; this is translated from the coding sequence ATGTCGCGATCCGAGAATTTGTCCCATCGATTAACTGATTTGCGCAATCGCTTTGCGGCGCGTCGTGCCACTATGACCCGTGCCGCGACAGCTTTTGTCTCACAGCCAGAACCACGCACGATCGGCAGTTTCGCCAAGGGGCGGCAATTGACGGCAGGCAACTTCCTGTTTGCCGGACACTTGGTGCAAAAACCGGGTGCGACCTTGTGGCAGATCACACCGCCCGATCAGGGGTTCGTAAACGAAATTCACGGGTTCACATGGCTTGATGATCTGGCTGCGGTTGGCGACAGTGCCGCACGCTCGGCCGCGCAAACCTGGCTTTGGGGCTGGATTGACGCCTTTGGACAAGGCAAAGGGCCAGGGTGGACACCCGATTTGACCGGGAGACGATTGATCCGTTGGATCAACCACGCCATCTTTCTTTTGACCGGCCAACACAAAGAACACTCTGACACATTTTATCTGTCGTTGGCACAACAAACCAAGTTTTTGGCGCGACGCTGGCACGCAACAGCGCCAGGATTGCCCCGGTTTGAGGCGTTGACCGGACTGATTTATGCAGGTTTGTCACTGGAAGGTATGGAAGAGCACATCGCCCCAGCGGTCAAAGCCCTGGACCGCGAATGTCTTGATCAAGTTGACGAACAGGGCGGTCTTCCGACGCGCAATCCCGAAGAACTATTGGATGTGTTTACGCTTTTGACTTGGGCCGCAGTCGCCCTGAGCGAATCCGGTCGTAGCCCGTCAGAAGCGCACTGGTCTGCGATCGAGCGCATTGGTCCAACTTTACGCACGTTGCGCCACTCTGATGGTGGATTGGCCCGGTTTCATGGTGGAGGCCGTGGTCTGGACGGACGGCTCGACAGCGCACTCGCCGCCAGTGGCGTGCGCGGGCGCAAAGCCGACGGACTGGCCATGGGGTTTGCACGGATCAGTGCGGGGCGAACATCGATTATTGTTGATGCAGCGCGCCCGCCTACCGGACCGGCCTCTGGCAACGCTCATGCCTCGACGCTGGCGTTTGAGCTGACCTCGGGAAGAAGACCGATGATTGTGAATTGCGGGTCAGGGTCGAGTTTTGATAAGGACTGGCGTCGCGCCGGTCGGGCAACACCGTCACATTCCACCCTCGTTCTAAGCGGGCAATCGAGCAGCCGCCTTGGAGCGTCTGCTCCCAAACAGAACTGGTTGATGGATGTTCCGAGCAATGTTCCAGTTGGGATCAGTCAGGTGCCGGATGGTTTCCGATTTGAAGGCGGTCATGACGGGTATCTTCAGAATTTCGGTCTGACCCATATCCGAAAGCTTGAGGTCACGTTTGATGGGGCAGGCATGGTGGGCGAAGATAGCCTGGCTGCGCTGGATGACGCCGCACAAAAGCAATTTGACCGGGTCATGGATCAAACCCAACTGCAAGGCATCCCGTTTGAAATTCGGTTCCATGTACACCCGGATGTCGATGTCTCGCTTGATATGGGCGGTGCAGCGGTATCGCTTGCATTGAAAAGCGGGGAGATCTGGATATTTCGTGGCGAAGGCGCGACACGAATTCAGGTTGAACCCAGCGTTTACCTGGAAAAAAACCGTCTCAAACCGCGTGCGACCAAACAGATCGTTCTATCCGGACGCGCAATGGAGTATGCGACGCGTGTTAGGTGGTCGCTTGCGAAGCCCGCAGATTCCCCGGTTGGCATTCGCGACCTGGTGGAAGACGAAACATTCGCTTAG
- a CDS encoding RsmB/NOP family class I SAM-dependent RNA methyltransferase, which yields MTPRKPPSARGAAVALLDQVIGQGRMLSDSSGVLRDLKGSQRAEALRLATDTLRGLERADRLLSRVVRKKPPLHVRNALRLGTVELCLGGDAHGVVSDLVSHISTNNRYRHLKGLVNAVLRQMAEGAGRPWNDLRIPRMPRWLREPLAQAWGNGSVSAMEAAHFKGAPLDVTAKSDSARVAEMLGGTLLPTGSIRLTDFGQVSAQPGFETGEWWVQDAAAAIPVRALNPSPGMRALDMCAAPGGKTLQLAAAGAEVTAIDTSERRMDRVRENLERTNLSAELVIENVLAFDKSGYDLVLLDAPCSATGTIRRHPDLPYAKDGSEFGELIALQAKMLNHAVSLLAPGGRLMFCTCSLLPDEGEVQIEELLERREDLQTEPTVFDNLGIEPEWLTEEGGLRLRPDYWSDLGGMDGFYMACVTQRT from the coding sequence ATGACACCTCGGAAACCTCCTTCTGCGCGCGGCGCGGCTGTGGCCCTATTGGATCAAGTGATCGGTCAGGGACGTATGTTGTCAGACTCGTCTGGTGTGCTGCGAGATTTGAAGGGGTCTCAAAGGGCCGAGGCGCTTCGACTTGCCACCGACACGTTGAGAGGTCTGGAGCGGGCAGATCGATTGCTCTCTCGTGTAGTCCGAAAAAAGCCGCCGCTTCATGTCCGCAATGCTCTGCGGCTTGGCACGGTAGAACTGTGTCTTGGAGGCGATGCGCATGGTGTGGTCAGCGATCTGGTAAGCCACATCTCCACCAACAATCGCTACCGTCATCTCAAGGGGTTGGTAAACGCAGTGCTTCGGCAAATGGCCGAAGGAGCCGGGCGTCCGTGGAACGACCTGCGCATTCCTCGTATGCCTCGCTGGTTGCGCGAGCCACTGGCTCAGGCGTGGGGGAATGGCTCTGTTTCAGCCATGGAAGCCGCGCATTTCAAAGGCGCGCCTCTGGATGTCACGGCAAAGTCAGACAGCGCACGTGTCGCAGAGATGCTCGGTGGAACGCTGTTGCCGACGGGATCAATCCGCCTCACAGATTTTGGTCAAGTCTCGGCCCAGCCAGGTTTCGAAACCGGCGAGTGGTGGGTGCAAGATGCTGCAGCCGCCATTCCTGTCAGGGCTCTCAACCCAAGTCCCGGAATGCGCGCGCTCGATATGTGTGCGGCACCTGGCGGAAAAACACTGCAACTGGCGGCTGCGGGGGCGGAGGTGACCGCGATTGATACGTCTGAGCGTCGCATGGACCGAGTGCGGGAAAACCTTGAGCGCACCAACTTGTCAGCCGAGCTTGTCATCGAAAACGTATTGGCGTTCGATAAGTCTGGATATGATCTTGTCCTGCTTGACGCACCCTGCTCGGCGACAGGAACAATCCGGCGTCACCCCGATTTACCCTACGCCAAGGATGGATCGGAGTTCGGCGAACTGATCGCACTACAAGCCAAAATGCTGAACCACGCGGTGTCACTGCTTGCACCTGGCGGGCGGCTTATGTTTTGCACCTGCTCACTGTTGCCCGATGAAGGCGAAGTACAGATTGAAGAGCTTCTTGAACGGCGGGAAGATCTTCAAACCGAGCCAACTGTTTTTGACAATCTCGGGATAGAACCTGAATGGCTTACCGAGGAAGGCGGTTTGCGTTTGCGTCCAGACTATTGGTCCGACCTTGGCGGCATGGACGGATTCTACATGGCCTGCGTAACTCAGCGCACATAG
- a CDS encoding dihydrodipicolinate reductase → MRLLSALIVGLLATSPAFADGFNKIDDRDAFVEVIKDKKLKRFGIDLTVTPGGEIAGRAFGRSVTGAWQWKSGYFCRDLYWGKRDLGPNCQAVKIQGETIRFISDQGTGQFADLVLK, encoded by the coding sequence ATGCGACTACTATCAGCTCTTATCGTCGGCCTTTTGGCGACGTCACCAGCGTTTGCTGATGGCTTCAACAAGATTGATGATCGCGACGCATTTGTCGAAGTGATCAAGGACAAGAAACTAAAGAGATTTGGAATTGATCTTACCGTTACACCGGGCGGAGAAATTGCCGGGCGGGCGTTTGGTCGCTCTGTTACCGGAGCCTGGCAATGGAAATCCGGATACTTTTGCCGAGATCTCTATTGGGGCAAACGTGATCTTGGCCCGAACTGCCAAGCCGTAAAGATCCAAGGTGAAACAATTCGCTTTATTTCTGATCAAGGAACAGGGCAGTTCGCCGATCTTGTTCTGAAATAG
- the dapB gene encoding 4-hydroxy-tetrahydrodipicolinate reductase, with protein sequence MTDAPGIVVTGASGRMGQMLIETINASDRANLVGAIERPGHGWIGKDLGEMMGGMSSGVIVTDDALEAFAKAQAVVDFTSPAASVDFAALAAQARCVHVIGTTGFAESDLKKIGAAARHATVIRAGNMSLGVNLLVQLTKKAAAALDDDYDIEVIEAHHNQKVDAPSGTALMLGQAAADGRNISLENAADRARDGITGARERGQIGFHAVRGGDIVGEHDVLFAAPGERIVLRHVASDRAVFARGAVKAALWGQGRRPGEYDMLDVLGLKEN encoded by the coding sequence ATGACAGACGCGCCAGGTATCGTTGTTACGGGGGCCTCAGGCCGGATGGGTCAGATGCTGATCGAAACAATCAACGCGTCTGATCGGGCAAACCTCGTAGGCGCAATCGAGCGACCCGGGCATGGCTGGATTGGCAAAGACCTTGGCGAAATGATGGGCGGTATGTCTTCGGGTGTGATTGTGACAGATGATGCGCTGGAGGCATTTGCCAAAGCACAGGCGGTCGTGGATTTCACGTCGCCGGCAGCATCTGTTGACTTTGCCGCGCTCGCAGCCCAGGCGCGCTGCGTGCATGTCATCGGAACCACGGGCTTTGCCGAAAGTGATCTCAAAAAGATAGGCGCAGCGGCGCGTCACGCGACGGTCATCCGGGCGGGGAACATGAGCCTTGGGGTAAACCTATTGGTGCAACTGACCAAGAAAGCGGCCGCAGCCCTTGACGATGACTACGACATCGAAGTCATCGAGGCGCACCACAACCAAAAGGTCGATGCCCCCTCGGGAACGGCGCTCATGCTTGGCCAAGCGGCAGCAGACGGGCGAAATATTTCTCTGGAGAACGCCGCCGACAGAGCCCGCGACGGCATCACCGGGGCACGCGAACGCGGCCAAATTGGATTTCACGCGGTCCGCGGCGGCGACATTGTGGGCGAACATGATGTGCTTTTCGCGGCACCCGGAGAACGCATTGTGCTGCGCCATGTGGCCTCTGACCGCGCGGTGTTTGCACGTGGTGCGGTTAAGGCCGCGCTCTGGGGTCAGGGACGTAGGCCGGGCGAGTACGACATGCTAGACGTCTTGGGCCTGAAAGAAAACTGA
- the rbfA gene encoding 30S ribosome-binding factor RbfA: protein MAKNKFHNGPGPSQRQLRVGELIRRTLSDVLLRGDIHDPDLNRLSVTVGEVRISPDLKVATAYVLPLAGQGHDDVIEFLARNQGELRRIIGKKLALKFAPELRFRLDETFDQLDETRRLFAQDAVRRDLET, encoded by the coding sequence ATGGCAAAGAACAAGTTTCACAATGGCCCAGGCCCATCACAAAGACAGCTGCGTGTCGGAGAGTTGATCCGGCGCACGCTGTCGGACGTGTTGTTGCGCGGGGATATACACGATCCTGATCTGAACCGGCTTTCGGTAACCGTAGGCGAAGTTCGCATTTCACCGGATTTGAAGGTGGCGACGGCTTATGTGTTGCCCTTGGCCGGGCAGGGGCATGACGACGTCATCGAATTTCTTGCCCGCAATCAAGGCGAGCTGCGCCGGATCATTGGTAAGAAGCTTGCGCTGAAATTCGCACCGGAATTGCGGTTTCGTCTTGATGAGACATTCGATCAGCTTGATGAAACCCGCAGGTTGTTCGCCCAGGATGCTGTGCGGCGTGATTTGGAAACCTAA
- a CDS encoding phosphodiester glycosidase family protein, producing the protein MIWKPNTMWRLIVVVAFAPFFAHAADCESIQFDGARYTICEVHAAEDTLQLFLNDPVSGTPLASFDNVDAHLTGSDQKLSFGMNAGMYHQDRSPVGHYVENNTAKSPLITSEGPGNFGLLPNGVFCIRAGRADVIETLAFEQNKPDCTFATQSGPMLVINGALHPKFLDNSDSLFIRNGVGTSENGATTWFAISDEPVNFHQFARLFRDHLGAPQALYFDGNISRLYAPGIGRHDGGFPMGPIVGVVTQK; encoded by the coding sequence GTGATTTGGAAACCTAACACGATGTGGCGATTGATCGTCGTTGTGGCCTTTGCCCCCTTCTTTGCACATGCCGCGGACTGTGAGAGCATTCAATTTGACGGTGCGCGCTACACGATTTGTGAAGTGCACGCAGCCGAGGACACTTTACAGCTTTTCCTGAATGATCCTGTCTCTGGCACGCCGCTCGCAAGTTTTGACAATGTGGATGCGCATTTGACGGGCAGCGATCAAAAGCTGAGCTTTGGAATGAACGCAGGCATGTATCATCAAGATAGAAGCCCAGTTGGTCACTACGTAGAAAATAACACGGCCAAATCCCCATTGATCACCAGCGAAGGTCCGGGGAATTTTGGACTGTTGCCCAATGGCGTGTTCTGCATCCGCGCCGGTCGTGCAGATGTGATTGAGACGCTGGCGTTTGAACAAAACAAACCGGACTGCACGTTTGCGACGCAATCAGGACCGATGCTGGTCATCAATGGCGCGCTGCACCCCAAATTCCTCGACAACAGCGACAGCCTGTTCATTCGGAATGGAGTGGGCACGTCTGAAAATGGCGCAACAACATGGTTTGCGATTTCCGATGAACCGGTTAATTTTCACCAATTCGCCCGGTTGTTCAGGGATCATTTGGGTGCGCCGCAGGCGTTGTATTTTGACGGCAACATTTCACGTCTTTATGCCCCTGGTATTGGCCGACATGATGGTGGGTTTCCGATGGGGCCTATCGTTGGAGTAGTGACACAGAAATGA
- the truB gene encoding tRNA pseudouridine(55) synthase TruB — protein MGRKRKGRTLSGWLVVDKPAGITSTAVVNKVRWALQAQKAGHAGTLDPEATGVLAVALGEATKTVPYVTDALKCYRFTVRLGQATNTDDAEGEVIKESEVRPDDATIKAALGQFVGDIEQVPPKFSAVKIDGQRAYKLARDGEDFDVEARPLWVEELILTDRANADTIELEMTCGKGGYVRSIARDLGAALGCYGHVLSLRRLWSGPFQAEDGLTMDQIDAMAHSPELDSYLKPLEVGLADLPKTICTDTGLARLRNGNPGLVIASDLDYGEECWAAYDDRAVAVGRFKGGELHPSRVFNQDASNG, from the coding sequence ATGGGACGTAAGCGCAAAGGCCGCACGCTATCGGGATGGTTGGTCGTGGACAAACCCGCAGGGATAACATCGACCGCAGTTGTGAACAAAGTTCGCTGGGCGCTACAGGCGCAAAAAGCCGGGCATGCCGGCACGCTTGATCCAGAGGCAACTGGTGTACTGGCCGTGGCGTTGGGTGAGGCCACAAAAACCGTCCCCTATGTCACTGACGCACTGAAGTGCTATCGGTTTACAGTGAGATTGGGACAAGCAACCAACACCGATGATGCGGAAGGCGAGGTGATCAAGGAAAGTGAGGTGCGCCCGGATGATGCCACCATCAAGGCAGCACTGGGTCAGTTCGTCGGGGATATCGAACAGGTCCCGCCCAAATTTTCGGCAGTAAAAATAGACGGTCAACGCGCCTACAAATTAGCGCGCGACGGTGAGGATTTTGACGTCGAGGCGCGCCCGCTCTGGGTGGAAGAACTGATCCTGACCGATCGGGCGAATGCAGATACAATTGAGCTTGAAATGACCTGCGGCAAAGGCGGATACGTTCGCTCCATCGCCAGGGATCTCGGCGCGGCGCTGGGCTGTTATGGCCATGTTCTTTCGCTTCGGCGACTATGGTCGGGGCCGTTTCAGGCCGAGGATGGGCTGACCATGGATCAGATTGATGCTATGGCGCATAGCCCGGAACTGGACTCCTACCTGAAGCCACTCGAGGTTGGACTGGCCGATCTTCCGAAAACCATATGCACCGACACGGGTCTGGCACGTTTGCGCAATGGCAATCCGGGACTTGTGATTGCCTCGGATCTTGACTATGGCGAAGAGTGTTGGGCGGCCTATGATGACCGCGCTGTGGCCGTTGGGCGCTTCAAGGGCGGGGAATTGCATCCCTCGCGGGTTTTCAATCAGGATGCCTCAAATGGGTGA
- a CDS encoding DUF1643 domain-containing protein, with translation MGDTPGAKPEAHDPGGKVRLRLPDGVIGGATFSQCGHYRQALTRDWTPDGSTPRAVLFVGMNPSVADASASDPTCHRELMFARDWGFTRYLKGNVLDWRATSPKDIPHEPERAASAANLPALLDMAMESELVVMAYGKLHHRYASIVQTAIGSLASTGRPLKCLGLNKDGSAKHPLYLRKDTALMDFPHSSG, from the coding sequence ATGGGTGATACACCCGGTGCTAAACCAGAGGCACATGACCCAGGCGGCAAGGTGCGCCTGCGTCTGCCAGACGGCGTGATCGGCGGCGCGACTTTTTCTCAGTGCGGTCACTATCGCCAGGCTTTGACCAGGGACTGGACACCGGACGGATCAACGCCGCGTGCGGTCCTTTTTGTCGGTATGAATCCATCCGTGGCCGACGCAAGCGCGTCTGACCCAACCTGCCACAGAGAGCTGATGTTTGCGCGCGACTGGGGCTTTACACGTTACCTGAAAGGCAATGTTCTGGATTGGCGTGCGACGTCGCCCAAGGACATTCCGCATGAGCCTGAGCGCGCCGCCAGCGCTGCTAATCTGCCCGCGTTGCTGGATATGGCGATGGAATCGGAGCTCGTCGTTATGGCCTATGGCAAATTGCATCATCGCTATGCCAGCATTGTGCAAACTGCCATTGGGTCGCTTGCGTCGACGGGCCGACCGTTGAAATGTCTTGGTTTGAACAAAGACGGCTCGGCGAAACATCCGCTTTACCTGCGCAAGGACACAGCGTTGATGGATTTTCCACATAGCTCTGGGTAA
- a CDS encoding DegQ family serine endoprotease has protein sequence MTAKSISYPHASAHAIRAVWVLALSLAFVLAQAIASQARPESFADLAEDISPAVVNITTSTVVAQGTGPSPIVPEGSPFEDFFREFQDRNDNGDRPRRTSALGSGFVISEDGYVVTNNHVIESADEIIVEFFSGEELEAKVIGTDPNTDIALLKVETDEALPFVRFGDSDTARVGDWVMAMGNPLGQGFSVSAGIVSARNRELSGTYDDFIQTDAAINRGNSGGPLFNLDGEVIGVNTAILSPNGGSIGIGFSMASNVVTRVVDQLKEFGETRRGWLGVRIQDVTDDVAEAIGLEKVAGALVTDVPDGPALDAGIASGDVILQFDGFEVEDTRGLVRRVGNTEVGKTVRVLVFREGKTQTLKVTLGRREAAEGVVPAAQPNTETDEPAETEILGLTLQQLNDELRGQLELDADANGLVVTDIDTLSEAHEKGMRAGDVITEAGQQKLTAMSDLTDRIEEATEAGRKSILLLVRRAGEPRFVALSLEDS, from the coding sequence GTGACAGCAAAGTCCATATCTTACCCCCATGCATCTGCACATGCGATCCGCGCAGTGTGGGTGTTGGCACTGTCCTTGGCGTTTGTTCTTGCGCAAGCCATCGCGTCGCAAGCACGCCCTGAAAGTTTCGCTGACCTGGCAGAAGACATAAGTCCGGCGGTTGTGAATATCACAACTTCGACTGTGGTTGCACAGGGCACCGGCCCTTCACCGATTGTTCCCGAAGGCTCGCCGTTCGAAGATTTCTTCCGTGAGTTTCAGGATCGGAACGACAACGGCGATCGGCCACGCCGAACGTCTGCGCTGGGGTCAGGCTTTGTGATCTCAGAAGATGGTTACGTTGTGACGAATAACCATGTCATCGAGTCCGCTGACGAGATTATTGTCGAGTTCTTCTCCGGCGAAGAACTGGAAGCCAAGGTGATCGGCACGGACCCAAACACCGATATCGCCTTGTTGAAAGTCGAAACTGACGAAGCTTTGCCATTCGTGCGTTTCGGAGACAGCGACACAGCCCGCGTCGGTGACTGGGTGATGGCGATGGGCAACCCGCTTGGACAAGGGTTTTCGGTTTCGGCCGGTATTGTCTCTGCCCGTAACCGAGAGCTGAGCGGCACATATGACGACTTTATTCAGACCGACGCCGCCATCAACCGCGGCAACTCGGGTGGGCCCCTGTTCAACCTTGATGGTGAAGTCATCGGCGTCAATACGGCCATTCTGTCGCCAAATGGTGGATCTATCGGGATTGGATTTTCGATGGCATCCAACGTTGTAACCCGTGTGGTCGATCAGCTCAAAGAGTTTGGCGAAACGCGTCGTGGTTGGCTGGGTGTTCGCATTCAGGATGTTACCGACGACGTGGCGGAGGCCATTGGCCTTGAGAAAGTTGCCGGCGCATTGGTCACTGATGTGCCTGATGGCCCGGCGCTTGATGCGGGGATCGCGTCTGGCGATGTCATTCTTCAATTCGATGGGTTCGAAGTTGAAGACACCAGAGGATTGGTTCGTCGCGTCGGCAACACCGAGGTCGGGAAGACAGTGCGCGTTCTGGTCTTCCGTGAAGGCAAGACTCAAACCCTTAAGGTTACACTTGGGCGCCGTGAAGCCGCCGAAGGAGTGGTTCCAGCAGCTCAGCCAAACACCGAAACAGACGAGCCAGCCGAGACCGAAATTCTCGGGTTGACCCTGCAACAGCTCAACGACGAGCTGCGCGGTCAGCTGGAGCTTGACGCAGACGCCAACGGTCTGGTTGTGACCGATATTGATACTCTGTCAGAGGCGCATGAAAAAGGTATGAGAGCCGGCGACGTGATCACAGAGGCCGGCCAACAAAAGCTGACTGCGATGAGCGATCTGACGGACCGTATTGAAGAGGCCACGGAAGCCGGGCGAAAATCGATACTTCTGCTGGTACGTCGTGCAGGCGAGCCGCGTTTTGTGGCTCTGTCCCTCGAAGACAGCTAG
- a CDS encoding DUF2065 domain-containing protein: MIETIFLALGLVLIFEGLVYALAPSLVEQLLAALRSLTEDQRRMMGLVSIALGVVLVWCAKSLGA; encoded by the coding sequence ATGATTGAAACGATCTTTCTGGCCCTTGGGCTGGTGCTGATTTTTGAGGGGCTGGTCTATGCGCTGGCCCCTTCTCTTGTTGAGCAACTGCTTGCCGCTTTGCGCAGCCTCACAGAAGATCAAAGGCGCATGATGGGTCTTGTTTCTATCGCACTTGGCGTTGTTTTGGTATGGTGCGCCAAAAGCCTGGGTGCGTAG